In Candidatus Neomarinimicrobiota bacterium, the sequence CTTGCGCACGGGATTGACGGCCACGGTGGACTTCGTTCATTCACTGGTCAAGGTGGATGGGAAGGCCTATCCCATCAGCCCGGTAGGTGCTGCCGCGCAGGAGATCATCGTCGCGGGTGGATTGGAGAGTTGGGTGAGAGGGCGGATTGAAGATTGACGATTGCTGACTGCTGACCGCTGACGGATTAAATATTTCCAGGAGATAATACACATGGCCAAATATCGCATCGCCTGGCTGCCGGGAGACGGCGTCGGTCACGACGTGATGGAGTGTGCCCGCATGGTCCTGGACAAGCTGGTCCTGGATGCCGAGTACGTGCCTGGCGACATCGGGTGGGAGTTCTGGAAGTCCGAGGGGGAGGCCCTGCCCCAGCGCACCATTGACATGATGAAGCAGACCGACTGCTGCCTGTTCGGGGCCATCACCTCCAAGCCCAAGGAGGAGGCCCAGAAGGAGTTAGACCCGTCCCTGGCGGATAGGGGATTCGTCTACTTCTCGCCGATTGTGCGCCTGCGGCAGGAGTTCAACCTGCACACCAACCTGCGCCCCTGCAAAGCTTACCCCGGCAATCCCCTGAATTACCGGGACGACGTGGATATCGTCATCTTCCGGGAGAACACGGAGGGGCTGTACGCTGGCGTGGAGTTCCATCCCCTGCCGCAGCAGGTCTTTGACGCCCTGAATGCCAACCATCCCAAGATGGCCACGTTCGAGCAGTTCGGCCTGGATAACATTGCCCTTTCCACCCGCATCATGACCCGGCAGGCCTGCGCGAACATTGTCACGCGGGCTTTCGAGTATGCCCGCAAGTACGGCCGCCGGTCGGTGACGGTGGTGGACAAGCCGAACGTGCTGCGGGAAACGGGCGGCCTGATGATCCGCACAGCCCGGGAGGTGGCCAGGCAGTACCCCGGCATCGAGCTCTGGGAGACCAACATCGACGCCCAATGCATGTGGCTGGTGAAGAACCCGCAGGATTACGTGATCCTGGTGGCGGAGAACATGTTCGGCGACATCCTGTCGGACCTGACAGCCCAGCTGGTAGGCGGGCTGGGGTTCGCCTGCTCAGCCAATATGGGTGATGATTATGCCGTATTCGAGCCCACCCACGGCAGCGCCCCCAAGTACGCCGGTCAGTATAAGGTGAATCCCCTGGCCATGCTGCTGACCACCAAAATGATGCTGGAGTGGCTGGGTGAGGTGGAGATGGCTGCCCACCTGGAGCAGGCCGTGGCGGAGGTTATCAATGAGGGGCGAGTACGTACCTACGACATGGGAGGCACCAACACCAGCCTGGAAGTCACTGAAGCGGTGACCGTAAAACTTTAAGTGAACCACAAAGACACAAAGACCAGAAGGAGTTATGGTCTAATAGATCCAAGTACTGAGAAGCTCGCACGAGATGTGATTGGTGCTGCCATTGAAGTGCACAGAGCTTTAGGGCCGGGATTTCTTGAGTCGGTATACGAAGAGGCCTTGTGCATCGAGATGGACATGCGAGACATACCCCATAATCGGCAATGTCCGATTGCCATAAATTATAAAAGTCGTCCGGTTGGTGAGGGGAAAGTGGATTTATTAATTGGAGATAAACTGATTGTAGAATTGAAGGCTGTAGACACACTGGCTCCAATTCATTCTGCGCAAGTGATTTCTTACCTGAAGATGATGAGATTGCCGCTTGGTCTGTTGATAAATTTTAATGTTCCGGTCCTAAAAGAAGGCATTAAACGGATTATTCTAACATGATTATTGTGTCCTTTGTGTCTTTGTGGTTCATAAAGGAGGGATCATGAGCATTTCCCGGGAGCTGGCCCGCTTTGCCCTGGGGTTGGAATATGACGACCTGACCAGTGATGTAATTCGTGAGGCGAAGCGATACCTGTTCGATTCTATCGGCTGTGCGTTCGGCGGATTTGATACCAAGGACGTGCAGATCATGCGCAAGCTGTACCGCCAGATGGAGGGGACCGGCGAAGCCACCCTGCTGGTGAGCGGAGAGCGCATGCCAGCCGTGAATGCTACGCTGGTGAACTCGCTGGCTGTTCGAGCGCTGGACTTTAACGACATCTATTGGAAGGAGGACCCCTCGCACCCCTCCGATTTGATCCCCGCGGCCCTGAATGTGGGCGAGCTGGTGGGCGCGACCATGAAGGACATTATAGTGGCTATCGTTCTGGCCTACGAGTTTGAGCAGCGGATGTGCGAGTTTGCCGTGCCTGGTCTGCGGGAGCGCAAGTGGCACCACGCCACCATCACGCAGTTCGTGTCACCTATTGTCGCGGGCAAACTGCTGAGGTTGTCAGAGGACCAGCTGGTGAATGCCATCGGGATCTCCGGCAG encodes:
- a CDS encoding isocitrate/isopropylmalate dehydrogenase family protein encodes the protein MAKYRIAWLPGDGVGHDVMECARMVLDKLVLDAEYVPGDIGWEFWKSEGEALPQRTIDMMKQTDCCLFGAITSKPKEEAQKELDPSLADRGFVYFSPIVRLRQEFNLHTNLRPCKAYPGNPLNYRDDVDIVIFRENTEGLYAGVEFHPLPQQVFDALNANHPKMATFEQFGLDNIALSTRIMTRQACANIVTRAFEYARKYGRRSVTVVDKPNVLRETGGLMIRTAREVARQYPGIELWETNIDAQCMWLVKNPQDYVILVAENMFGDILSDLTAQLVGGLGFACSANMGDDYAVFEPTHGSAPKYAGQYKVNPLAMLLTTKMMLEWLGEVEMAAHLEQAVAEVINEGRVRTYDMGGTNTSLEVTEAVTVKL
- a CDS encoding GxxExxY protein, which encodes MNHKDTKTRRSYGLIDPSTEKLARDVIGAAIEVHRALGPGFLESVYEEALCIEMDMRDIPHNRQCPIAINYKSRPVGEGKVDLLIGDKLIVELKAVDTLAPIHSAQVISYLKMMRLPLGLLINFNVPVLKEGIKRIILT